TGCCCATCGCCGGGGGCTACACCAAGGCCGCCGTGAAAGCCTGGATGACCGAGTACCTGGGCGACGTGGCCGACTTCGAGATGGAACTGCCCTAAGTCGTACTGCTTTTCCTGGCCCCCGCCCCCTGTAGCGGGGGTTTTGCCGTGGCCGCCCGGGCAACATGAAGAAAACCGCCGCGTCAGGTCAAGGCGGGCTTCTGGGCCTTCAGACCCAGCGCCTGGGGGCAGGGGCCCACACTGCAGGGGCAATGGCAGACCTGAAGAATGTGGGCCAGGAGGTGGCCTCGGGCCTGAAAAGTGGCGCGGCGCGGGGTGCCCACGCCGTGACGGGGCGCGCCGCCCCCGCGCTGGACCTGCTGGCCCGGGTGGGCTACGCCAGCAAGGGCGTGGTGTACAGCACCATTGGCCTGCTGGCCCTGGGCGTGGCGCTGGGCCGGGGCGGCGCCACCACCGACATGCAGGGGGCGCTGCTGCGGCTGCAGGACATTCCTGCTGGCCGCCCGCTGCTGTGGCTGCTGGCCCTGGGCCTGCTGGGCTACGCCACGTGGCAGCTGATTCGCGCCCTGCTGGACCCGGAGCGGCAGGGCACCGGGCCCAAGGGGCTGGGCAAGCGCGGCGGGTACCTGCTCAGTGGCATCGCCAATACGGGCCTGGCCATCTTCTCGGCGCGGCTGGCGCTGCTGGGCGTCGCCACCCGCCAGCAGAACAGCGAGGACCGCGCCGCCGCCACCGTGCTGAACCTGCCCGCAGGCCGCCTGCTGCTGACCGCGATTGGCCTGCTGCTGCTG
The window above is part of the Deinococcus aquaedulcis genome. Proteins encoded here:
- a CDS encoding DUF1206 domain-containing protein; the encoded protein is MADLKNVGQEVASGLKSGAARGAHAVTGRAAPALDLLARVGYASKGVVYSTIGLLALGVALGRGGATTDMQGALLRLQDIPAGRPLLWLLALGLLGYATWQLIRALLDPERQGTGPKGLGKRGGYLLSGIANTGLAIFSARLALLGVATRQQNSEDRAAATVLNLPAGRLLLTAIGLLLLGVAANQLYVAYGAKFMKRMAFHDISERLCGVLVKIGQVGITARGLLMLVIGSFALLAAWRGRAREAVGVSEALTWLRDQPAGNVLLGAVALGTLCYGVWCGVQALYRRIRVEDAA